One genomic region from Cellulomonas fengjieae encodes:
- a CDS encoding DinB family protein, translating to MTTFTRSDDLRASEFRGVDLTGARFVGSDLSRVVMRGVDVDGADIDAPWLPGADGFRINGVDVVGFVEAELDRRFPGRAERFAADPEGLRAAWATLQRTWDATLEQAAGMPAGTVDVSVDGEWSFAQTLRHLVMATDTWLGRAILRLDQPYHPLGQPNSGADGDGLDLSLFTTGTPPYAQVLEARADRVAMVRDLLAAVTSDDLDAPCVNPWDPRQPETTRSCLHTILEEEWEHLRYAVRDLDAIEATAGA from the coding sequence ATGACCACCTTCACCCGGTCCGACGACCTGCGTGCCTCCGAGTTCCGCGGCGTGGACCTCACCGGCGCCCGGTTCGTCGGCTCGGACCTGTCCCGCGTGGTGATGCGCGGGGTCGACGTGGACGGCGCGGACATCGACGCGCCCTGGCTCCCCGGTGCCGACGGCTTCCGGATCAACGGCGTCGACGTCGTCGGGTTCGTCGAGGCCGAGCTGGACCGCCGCTTCCCCGGTCGCGCCGAGCGGTTCGCCGCCGACCCCGAGGGCCTGCGAGCCGCCTGGGCCACGCTCCAGCGCACCTGGGACGCCACGCTCGAGCAGGCCGCGGGGATGCCGGCGGGGACGGTCGACGTGTCGGTCGACGGGGAGTGGTCCTTCGCGCAGACGCTGCGTCACCTGGTGATGGCGACCGACACCTGGCTGGGCCGGGCGATCCTGCGGCTGGACCAGCCGTACCACCCGCTCGGCCAGCCCAACTCGGGGGCGGACGGCGACGGCCTGGACCTGTCGCTGTTCACCACGGGCACGCCGCCGTACGCCCAGGTGCTCGAGGCGCGGGCCGACCGCGTGGCGATGGTGCGGGACCTCCTCGCCGCGGTCACCTCGGACGACCTCGACGCGCCGTGCGTCAACCCCTGGGATCCCCGGCAGCCGGAGACCACCCGATCCTGCCTGCACACGATCCTGGAGGAGGAGTGGGAGCACCTCCGCTACGCCGTCCGCGACCTCGACGCGATCGAGGCGACTGCGGGCGCCTGA
- the rox gene encoding rifampin monooxygenase — translation MIDVLISGGGPTGMMLAGELRLHGVDVLVLERDAEPSPAVRSLGLHPRSIEILDQRGLLDRFLAHGQTYPSGVGRFAAIEKPPVPLDTAHDYVLGIPQPVTDRLLTEHAAELGAQIRRGAEVTGLDQDDDGVDVELADGSRLRSRWLVGCDGGRSLVRRLLGIDFPGEPASTEWILGEVRVTMPTDELTEISNRVRRTHKGFGIGPSGDGLHRGVVPASSVSEDRSVPPTLEEFRAQLRAYAGTDFGVHSPRSLSRFTDATRLAERYRVGRVLLAGDAAHVHPPLGGQGLNLGIQDAFNLGWKLAAEVEGWAPDALLDTYAAERRPVAGEVLSLTRAQSELLSPEPGPQAPRRLLTELMDFEDVSRFLAEKIAGTGIRYDVGDGPALLGRRLRDLPLSRGRLYDLTRRGRGLLLDQTGALSVAGWTDRVDHVADVSSELDAPAVLLRPDGHVVWIGDDQDDLCAHLPTWFGPAR, via the coding sequence ATGATCGACGTGCTCATCAGCGGCGGCGGGCCGACCGGGATGATGCTGGCCGGTGAGCTGCGTCTGCACGGCGTGGACGTGCTGGTCCTGGAGCGGGATGCCGAGCCGAGCCCGGCGGTCCGTTCGCTCGGACTCCACCCGCGCAGCATCGAGATCCTGGACCAACGCGGGCTCCTGGACCGATTCCTCGCGCACGGGCAGACGTACCCCAGCGGCGTCGGCCGGTTCGCCGCCATCGAGAAGCCCCCGGTACCGCTGGACACCGCGCACGACTACGTCCTCGGCATTCCCCAGCCCGTCACCGACCGCCTGCTGACCGAGCACGCCGCCGAGCTCGGGGCGCAGATCCGCCGCGGCGCCGAGGTGACGGGGCTGGACCAGGACGACGACGGGGTGGACGTCGAGCTGGCCGACGGCTCCCGGCTGCGGTCGCGCTGGCTGGTCGGTTGCGACGGCGGACGCAGCCTGGTGCGGCGCCTGCTCGGGATCGACTTCCCGGGCGAGCCGGCGTCGACCGAGTGGATCCTCGGCGAGGTCCGGGTCACCATGCCGACCGACGAGCTGACCGAGATCTCGAACCGCGTCCGCCGGACGCACAAGGGGTTCGGCATCGGTCCCAGCGGCGACGGCCTGCACCGCGGCGTCGTGCCGGCGTCGAGCGTGTCCGAGGACCGCTCGGTCCCGCCGACCCTCGAGGAGTTCCGGGCGCAGCTGCGGGCGTACGCGGGCACCGACTTCGGGGTCCACTCGCCGCGGTCGCTGTCCCGGTTCACCGATGCCACCCGCCTGGCCGAGCGGTACCGGGTGGGCCGGGTCCTGCTCGCCGGCGACGCCGCTCACGTGCACCCGCCGCTGGGGGGTCAGGGGCTGAACCTCGGCATCCAGGACGCGTTCAACCTGGGGTGGAAGCTCGCCGCCGAGGTCGAGGGGTGGGCACCGGACGCCCTGCTGGACACCTACGCCGCCGAGCGGCGGCCGGTCGCCGGGGAGGTGCTGAGCCTGACGCGCGCCCAGAGCGAGCTGCTCTCCCCCGAGCCCGGCCCGCAGGCGCCGCGGCGGCTGCTCACCGAGCTGATGGACTTCGAGGACGTCAGCCGGTTCCTGGCCGAGAAGATCGCCGGGACGGGGATCCGCTACGACGTCGGCGACGGGCCCGCGCTGCTGGGCCGACGTCTGCGCGACCTCCCGCTCTCCCGCGGGCGGCTCTACGACCTGACCCGCCGCGGACGCGGGCTCCTGCTCGACCAGACGGGCGCGCTCTCGGTTGCCGGGTGGACCGATCGCGTCGACCACGTCGCGGACGTCAGCTCCGAGCTCGATGCGCCCGCCGTCCTGCTCCGGCCGGACGGGCACGTCGTCTGGATCGGCGACGACCAGGACGACCTGTGTGCCCACCTGCCCACCTGGTTCGGGCCGGCGCGCTGA
- a CDS encoding DUF7927 domain-containing protein produces the protein MDKSLRRLRRFGAALLSAVLALAFLALGAAPSQARGPGAVPMVVPPATGNNAVITVQVGADRQGTRGVSGLAGVTLQLYDGGTTGPTTPVADAWATCTSDADGDCSFVVPNTQSGIFGCFGAAAGANCDRRFWIVQTGVPDGFTQNSTLRTGNGNGTGSQLTPYQFRTGTTLRAGNTYTSSSDFMVGTGSTNRSASGGIWQQSRTNPPPVQSCGLRVALVLDLSGSVTSPQLAALKSASDTFVDALTGTPSEAALFSFSTATPALGATQNYPGLSPISTPAAAAEFKARYASWTSQGGTNWDRGLAAPAEAAAEYDVAIVITDGDPTYYNQPAEGPGNFTRLREMENGIFSANALKAQGTRVLAVGVGAGVSDAATAQNLRAISGPTAYDGTNSQAADYYQVTDYSAVGQALRQLALGECAGSLSVVKQIVDSSGDLSTATPGGAGWTFDASTATTGVTIANPSATTDSSSAVNFPLTYGGGVTSGAIEVQEQPQTGTTLFPVDGANAVCTDLDTDQPLTVTNAEPTGFTVDVPSTDAVTCTVYNQVAAPASVTVDKEWAINGAAPVPEGSQPAGFTSQLTLTGPDGAAASNQPWRVTRSGYVAGDAVTIDEQVTLQAPDIDADLCTVSTPQIVEIDGAVVTPVPVPQGGYAATLIEGANTFTIRNTVTCESRLTLAKNVEGAADPALWTLDALPTAAGSQLPGPSGQAGSTGVTDVSVTAGIAYQLAESGGPATYLQVDQRSDLQTYPLATGSWNCIRIDAEGNQVSGFADGLNGGVTVPIAERVSCTATNQTAQLVLAKEVNNTAGGTAVASDFTLRAVPSTTPPVTGLSDVEVPGAAQADAQVVEIRPDHTYTLDETGPAGYGLTDLQCTIDGVLQPVTEVTVGRGETVVCDFVNTDNPAQLTLRKSVEAGATGATEVPADWTLTATPQDIEDQEPVSGNGADGVTDEEVAAGPYALTESTIAGFDAQEWACVDAGGEDVTVDAGVVTLENGSDVTCTIANVAVQPTLTLVKEVTNDDGGSAVVGDWILTADGPTPVTGATGDTEITGAPVAIGSYALSEDGPAGYTPGEWACAADTTDLPVADGAVEIGLGQDVTCTITNDDQPAQLTLRKAVEPGTTGATQTPADWTLTADGPDTVSGNGADGVTDAPVAAGSYALSESTVAGFDAGAWGCVDASGTVPVTDDEVVLTSGADVTCTITNTAQQPTLTLVKLLTTDQGGSAVVGDWTLTATGPTTGVTGATGDPEVTDAPVAIGSYALAEEGPAGYTAGEWACEAGGTALTVTDGAVDIGLGQDVTCTIENDDQPALLTLRKVVDVGATGATAEPADWTVRAAPEDIPGQDIVEGDGADGVTDVAVFAGPYALSESFVDGFSAGTWGCVDAAGASVVVDQGTVTLTSGADVTCTITNTAVPSTLTLTKLVTNDDGGTADARDWVLVAIGPTTSRAGATGDDDITSAPVEVGRHAISESGGPTGYTTNDWTCADGDTDLPVESGSVLIGLGQDVTCTVLNDDQPGTLTLVKEVVNDGGGTAEVTDWTLVADGPTPGISGQTGSAAVTGVDVSAGSYTLSEADGPSGYSASPWTCTGGTVTGDIVTVANGEEVTCTITNRFQPPLLTLVKQVVNDGGGTAVATDWTLAADGPVPVSGTTGSTAVTGAAVAPGTYTLSESGPAGYVGTGWACENRGAPVTLDGADLDLAAGDDVICTVTNVFTPAQVSTWTAEKSSDPPSGTQVDPGEVITYTVRAGIVTGDRAAGVVITDDLSDVLDDARLVAGSIRASAGTATLSGTQLTWTIGTLEGVQALIYQVRVDDDVNGDVLRNVVTAPGALPCPPEGTALGAAAVGEDDCRSTTHLTPTAPGTTWGGGWLSDTGGPEPWLGIVALGLLATGAAMRWGTRRGARVPPEG, from the coding sequence ATGGACAAGAGCTTGCGACGGCTGCGGCGCTTCGGCGCGGCCCTGCTCTCGGCGGTGCTCGCGCTGGCCTTCCTGGCCCTCGGCGCGGCGCCGTCCCAGGCGCGCGGCCCCGGTGCCGTGCCGATGGTGGTCCCGCCCGCGACCGGCAACAACGCCGTCATCACGGTCCAGGTCGGAGCAGACCGGCAGGGCACCCGGGGTGTCTCGGGCCTGGCCGGAGTCACCCTCCAGCTCTACGACGGCGGCACCACCGGCCCGACCACCCCGGTCGCCGACGCCTGGGCCACGTGCACCTCGGACGCCGACGGCGACTGCAGCTTCGTCGTTCCCAACACCCAGTCCGGCATTTTCGGTTGCTTCGGCGCCGCCGCGGGGGCCAACTGCGACCGCAGGTTCTGGATCGTGCAGACCGGTGTGCCGGACGGCTTCACGCAGAACTCGACGCTGCGCACGGGCAACGGCAACGGCACCGGTTCACAGCTGACGCCCTACCAGTTCCGCACCGGCACCACGCTGCGCGCGGGGAACACCTATACCTCGAGCTCGGACTTCATGGTCGGGACGGGGTCGACCAACCGCAGCGCCTCCGGCGGCATCTGGCAGCAGTCCCGGACCAATCCCCCGCCCGTGCAGTCGTGCGGCCTGCGCGTGGCACTCGTCCTCGACCTGTCGGGATCCGTGACGTCGCCCCAGCTGGCGGCACTGAAGTCTGCCTCCGACACGTTCGTCGACGCCCTGACCGGCACGCCGTCGGAGGCCGCCCTCTTCTCGTTCTCGACCGCGACGCCCGCCCTCGGGGCCACGCAGAACTACCCCGGCCTGTCGCCCATCTCCACGCCGGCCGCTGCGGCCGAGTTCAAGGCGCGCTACGCGTCGTGGACGTCGCAGGGCGGGACCAACTGGGACCGCGGGCTCGCGGCCCCGGCGGAGGCGGCGGCGGAGTACGACGTCGCCATCGTCATCACCGACGGGGACCCCACCTACTACAACCAGCCCGCCGAGGGTCCCGGCAACTTCACCCGTCTCCGGGAGATGGAGAACGGCATCTTCTCGGCCAACGCGCTCAAGGCGCAGGGCACCCGGGTCCTGGCCGTCGGCGTCGGTGCCGGCGTGAGCGACGCCGCGACCGCACAGAACCTGCGGGCCATCTCCGGCCCCACGGCCTACGACGGCACCAACTCCCAGGCGGCCGACTACTACCAGGTGACCGACTACTCCGCCGTCGGGCAGGCGCTGCGCCAGCTCGCTCTGGGCGAGTGCGCGGGGTCGCTGTCGGTGGTCAAGCAGATCGTCGACTCCAGCGGCGACCTGTCCACCGCAACCCCGGGTGGTGCCGGTTGGACCTTCGACGCGTCGACGGCGACCACTGGTGTCACCATCGCGAACCCGAGCGCGACGACGGACTCCTCGAGCGCGGTCAACTTCCCGCTCACCTATGGCGGCGGTGTGACCTCCGGAGCGATCGAGGTCCAGGAGCAACCCCAGACGGGCACCACGCTGTTCCCCGTGGACGGCGCCAACGCGGTCTGCACCGACCTCGACACCGACCAGCCGTTGACCGTCACCAACGCGGAACCCACCGGGTTCACCGTGGACGTGCCGAGCACGGACGCGGTCACCTGCACGGTCTACAACCAGGTCGCCGCGCCTGCGTCGGTGACCGTGGACAAGGAGTGGGCGATCAACGGCGCCGCGCCAGTGCCGGAAGGTAGCCAGCCCGCGGGCTTCACCTCACAGCTGACGCTGACCGGCCCCGACGGCGCGGCCGCGAGCAACCAGCCCTGGCGGGTCACGCGCTCGGGCTACGTCGCGGGGGACGCGGTCACCATCGACGAGCAGGTCACGCTGCAGGCGCCCGACATCGACGCCGACCTCTGCACGGTCTCGACGCCGCAGATCGTGGAGATCGACGGCGCCGTGGTGACCCCCGTACCCGTCCCGCAAGGGGGGTACGCGGCGACGCTGATCGAGGGGGCCAACACCTTCACCATCCGCAACACGGTCACCTGCGAGTCGCGGCTGACCCTCGCCAAGAACGTCGAGGGCGCCGCCGACCCGGCCCTCTGGACGCTGGACGCACTACCGACCGCTGCCGGGAGCCAGCTGCCGGGACCGAGCGGCCAGGCGGGCAGCACCGGCGTGACCGACGTGTCGGTGACCGCCGGGATCGCCTACCAGCTCGCGGAGTCCGGAGGCCCGGCGACGTACCTCCAGGTGGACCAGAGGTCCGACCTGCAGACCTATCCGCTGGCCACCGGGTCGTGGAACTGCATCCGGATCGATGCTGAGGGCAACCAGGTCTCCGGCTTCGCCGACGGGCTCAACGGTGGGGTCACCGTCCCGATCGCCGAGCGGGTCAGCTGCACGGCGACCAACCAGACCGCACAGCTCGTGCTCGCCAAGGAGGTCAACAACACCGCCGGCGGCACCGCCGTCGCCTCCGACTTCACGCTGCGCGCCGTGCCGAGCACGACGCCGCCGGTCACCGGGCTGTCCGACGTCGAGGTGCCGGGCGCCGCGCAGGCCGACGCGCAGGTGGTGGAGATCCGGCCCGACCACACCTACACGTTGGACGAGACCGGCCCGGCCGGGTACGGCCTCACCGACCTGCAGTGCACCATCGACGGCGTCCTGCAGCCGGTCACCGAGGTCACCGTCGGCCGCGGCGAGACGGTCGTGTGCGACTTCGTAAACACCGACAACCCGGCGCAGCTGACGCTGCGCAAGAGCGTCGAGGCGGGGGCGACCGGAGCCACCGAGGTGCCTGCGGACTGGACGCTCACCGCTACCCCGCAGGACATCGAGGACCAGGAGCCGGTCTCCGGCAACGGTGCCGACGGCGTCACCGACGAGGAGGTCGCCGCCGGGCCGTACGCGCTCACCGAGTCGACCATCGCGGGCTTCGACGCGCAGGAGTGGGCGTGCGTCGACGCGGGTGGCGAGGACGTCACCGTCGACGCGGGCGTGGTGACCCTGGAGAACGGGTCGGACGTCACGTGCACCATCGCGAACGTCGCCGTGCAGCCCACGCTGACGCTCGTGAAGGAGGTCACGAACGACGACGGCGGCTCGGCGGTCGTGGGCGACTGGATCCTGACCGCCGACGGGCCCACGCCCGTGACCGGGGCGACCGGGGACACCGAGATCACCGGCGCCCCCGTCGCGATCGGCAGCTACGCGCTCAGCGAGGACGGGCCCGCGGGCTACACGCCGGGCGAGTGGGCCTGCGCGGCCGACACGACCGACCTGCCCGTGGCGGACGGCGCGGTCGAGATCGGCCTCGGGCAGGACGTCACCTGCACGATCACGAACGACGACCAGCCCGCGCAGCTCACGCTCCGCAAGGCCGTCGAGCCCGGGACGACCGGTGCGACGCAGACGCCGGCCGACTGGACCCTGACGGCCGACGGTCCCGACACCGTCTCCGGCAACGGTGCCGACGGAGTCACGGACGCGCCCGTCGCCGCGGGTTCCTATGCGCTGTCGGAGTCGACGGTCGCCGGCTTCGACGCCGGTGCCTGGGGGTGCGTCGACGCGAGCGGGACGGTGCCGGTCACCGACGACGAGGTGGTCCTGACCAGCGGCGCCGACGTCACGTGCACGATCACGAACACGGCCCAGCAGCCCACGCTGACGCTGGTCAAGCTGCTGACCACGGACCAGGGCGGATCGGCGGTGGTCGGGGACTGGACGCTGACCGCGACCGGGCCCACGACCGGGGTGACCGGCGCGACCGGCGACCCGGAGGTCACCGACGCCCCCGTCGCCATCGGCAGCTACGCCCTCGCGGAGGAAGGACCCGCGGGGTACACCGCCGGGGAATGGGCGTGCGAGGCGGGCGGGACGGCGCTCACCGTCACGGACGGCGCCGTGGACATCGGTCTCGGGCAGGACGTCACCTGCACGATCGAGAACGACGACCAGCCGGCGCTGCTGACGCTGCGCAAGGTCGTCGACGTGGGCGCCACCGGGGCCACCGCGGAGCCGGCGGACTGGACGGTCCGGGCGGCACCCGAGGACATCCCCGGCCAGGACATCGTCGAGGGCGACGGTGCGGACGGCGTCACCGACGTGGCCGTCTTCGCGGGTCCGTACGCACTGTCGGAGTCGTTCGTCGACGGCTTCAGCGCGGGGACGTGGGGGTGCGTCGACGCGGCCGGCGCTTCCGTCGTGGTCGACCAGGGCACCGTGACCCTGACCAGCGGCGCCGACGTCACCTGCACGATCACCAACACCGCGGTGCCCTCCACGCTGACGCTCACCAAGCTCGTCACCAACGACGACGGCGGGACAGCGGACGCGCGCGACTGGGTCCTCGTCGCGATCGGCCCCACGACCAGCCGGGCCGGGGCGACGGGCGACGACGACATCACGTCGGCCCCGGTCGAGGTGGGCCGCCACGCAATCTCGGAGTCCGGCGGGCCGACGGGGTACACGACGAACGACTGGACCTGCGCGGACGGCGACACCGACCTGCCGGTCGAGTCCGGGTCGGTCCTCATCGGGCTCGGGCAGGACGTGACCTGCACGGTCCTCAACGACGACCAGCCGGGCACGCTCACGCTGGTCAAGGAGGTCGTGAACGACGGCGGGGGGACGGCCGAGGTCACCGACTGGACCCTTGTGGCCGACGGGCCGACCCCGGGGATCTCCGGCCAGACCGGAAGCGCTGCCGTCACCGGGGTCGACGTGTCGGCCGGGAGCTACACGCTGTCCGAGGCCGACGGGCCGTCGGGCTACAGCGCCTCACCATGGACCTGCACGGGCGGCACCGTGACCGGCGACATCGTGACCGTCGCCAACGGCGAGGAGGTGACCTGCACGATCACCAACCGGTTCCAGCCGCCGCTCCTCACCCTGGTCAAGCAGGTGGTCAACGACGGCGGGGGGACGGCGGTCGCGACGGACTGGACCCTGGCCGCCGACGGCCCGGTGCCGGTCTCCGGCACGACCGGGAGCACGGCCGTCACGGGCGCAGCGGTCGCACCGGGGACGTACACCCTGTCCGAGTCGGGTCCCGCGGGCTACGTCGGCACGGGCTGGGCGTGCGAGAACCGGGGCGCGCCGGTCACCCTCGACGGTGCCGACCTCGACCTCGCCGCCGGCGACGACGTGATCTGCACCGTGACCAACGTCTTCACGCCGGCCCAGGTGAGCACCTGGACCGCGGAGAAGTCGAGCGACCCGCCGTCCGGCACGCAGGTGGATCCGGGCGAGGTCATCACGTACACGGTCCGGGCGGGCATCGTGACCGGGGACCGCGCGGCCGGCGTCGTGATCACCGACGACCTCTCGGACGTCCTGGACGACGCCAGGCTGGTCGCCGGCAGCATCCGGGCGAGCGCCGGGACGGCGACCCTGTCCGGGACGCAGCTCACCTGGACCATCGGGACGCTCGAGGGCGTCCAGGCGCTGATCTACCAGGTGCGGGTCGACGACGACGTGAACGGGGACGTGCTGCGCAACGTGGTGACGGCTCCGGGGGCGCTGCCGTGCCCGCCGGAGGGGACGGCACTCGGTGCCGCGGCCGTCGGCGAGGACGACTGCCGGAGCACCACCCACCTGACCCCGACGGCACCGGGGACGACGTGGGGCGGCGGATGGCTGTCGGACACCGGCGGGCCGGAGCCGTGGCTCGGGATCGTCGCGCTCGGGCTGCTGGCGACCGGTGCCGCGATGCGCTGGGGCACGCGGCGAGGCGCCCGGGTGCCCCCCGAGGGGTGA
- a CDS encoding organic hydroperoxide resistance protein has translation MSATLYTASATSTGDGRAGGRAVTDDGVLDVTLAIPASMGGPGGATNPEQLFAAGWSSCFHSALKLVASQRKLRLVDSSVVAEVSIAPGAGGGFALEAALRVHLGGGIDLETAESLTAAAHEVCPYSVATRGNVPVTLTTSVG, from the coding sequence CTGTACACCGCCAGCGCCACCTCGACCGGCGACGGCCGCGCGGGAGGCCGTGCCGTGACCGACGACGGCGTCCTCGACGTGACGCTCGCCATCCCGGCCTCGATGGGTGGCCCCGGTGGGGCGACGAACCCGGAGCAGCTGTTCGCCGCCGGGTGGTCGTCGTGCTTCCACTCCGCCCTCAAGCTCGTGGCCTCGCAGCGCAAGCTCCGGCTCGTGGACTCCTCGGTGGTGGCCGAGGTGTCGATCGCCCCCGGCGCAGGCGGTGGCTTCGCCCTGGAGGCTGCGCTGCGCGTGCACCTGGGCGGCGGCATCGACCTCGAGACCGCCGAGAGCCTGACCGCAGCGGCGCACGAGGTGTGCCCCTACTCCGTCGCGACGCGGGGCAACGTGCCCGTCACCCTCACCACGTCCGTCGGCTAG
- a CDS encoding dihydrolipoyl dehydrogenase family protein, with translation MTDYDLIVIGAGPVGENVADYATKRGVRAAIVEAELVGGECSYWACMPSKALLRSGHAIRAARRLAGAREAVGGALDASAVLARRSSFTDQWRDDGQVAWLESAGIDLIRGRGRLTGPGQVTVDGRTYSARAVALATGSVPVLPDIPGLAAAAPWGTREATAADHVPERLTIIGGGVAGTELAYAFTSLGSRVTVLSRAGLLDREEPFVGEHVAAALAVEGVDVRLGAVPVRVDRDPHGTVRVVLADGTEVLADELLVSTGRRPSTGDLGLDVVGIDPGAVLKVDETMLVAGTDWLYAAGDVNGRALLTHQGKYQARAAGEVIAARLHGHPVADQPWGAHAATADEVAVPRVVFSDPEVAAVGFTEAQARGRGLTVRAVEYDLGQVAGAKLHADGYSGRAKLVVDEDRGVVVGATFVGQDVAELLHAATIAIVGEVPVHRLWHAVPAYPTISEVWLRLLEAYGRPTA, from the coding sequence ATGACCGACTACGACCTGATCGTGATCGGCGCGGGCCCGGTCGGGGAGAACGTCGCCGACTACGCGACCAAGCGGGGTGTCCGGGCGGCGATCGTCGAGGCCGAGCTCGTCGGTGGCGAGTGCTCGTACTGGGCGTGCATGCCGTCCAAGGCGCTCCTGCGCAGCGGGCACGCGATCCGTGCGGCCCGACGGCTCGCCGGTGCGCGCGAGGCGGTCGGGGGAGCCCTCGACGCGTCGGCGGTCCTGGCCCGGCGCTCGTCGTTCACCGACCAGTGGCGCGACGACGGCCAGGTCGCGTGGCTGGAGTCCGCGGGCATCGACCTCATCCGCGGCCGCGGCCGGCTCACCGGTCCGGGCCAGGTCACGGTCGACGGACGGACCTACTCCGCCCGGGCGGTCGCCCTGGCCACGGGCTCGGTGCCGGTCCTGCCCGACATCCCGGGCCTGGCCGCCGCCGCGCCGTGGGGCACGCGGGAGGCGACCGCAGCCGACCACGTCCCCGAGCGGCTCACCATCATCGGCGGGGGCGTGGCCGGTACCGAGCTCGCCTACGCATTCACCTCCCTGGGCTCACGAGTCACGGTGCTGTCCCGGGCGGGACTCCTGGACCGCGAGGAGCCCTTCGTCGGGGAGCACGTCGCCGCGGCCCTGGCCGTTGAGGGGGTCGACGTGCGGCTGGGTGCCGTGCCCGTGCGCGTCGACCGCGACCCGCACGGGACCGTCCGCGTCGTCCTGGCGGACGGCACCGAGGTCCTGGCCGACGAGCTCCTGGTCTCGACCGGACGCCGCCCCAGCACGGGCGACCTGGGCCTCGACGTCGTCGGGATCGACCCGGGTGCCGTGCTGAAGGTGGACGAGACCATGCTCGTCGCGGGCACGGACTGGCTCTACGCGGCGGGCGACGTGAACGGCCGAGCGCTGCTCACCCACCAGGGCAAGTACCAGGCGCGGGCGGCGGGCGAGGTGATCGCCGCCCGGCTGCACGGTCACCCGGTGGCCGACCAGCCGTGGGGAGCCCACGCGGCCACCGCGGACGAGGTGGCTGTACCGCGCGTGGTGTTCTCCGACCCCGAGGTGGCCGCCGTGGGGTTCACCGAGGCCCAGGCGCGGGGCCGGGGCCTCACCGTCCGGGCCGTGGAGTACGACCTCGGCCAGGTCGCCGGCGCCAAGCTCCACGCGGACGGCTACTCCGGCCGCGCCAAGCTGGTCGTCGACGAGGACCGGGGAGTGGTGGTCGGAGCGACCTTCGTCGGCCAGGACGTCGCCGAGCTCCTGCACGCCGCGACCATCGCGATCGTCGGCGAGGTCCCGGTCCACCGGCTGTGGCACGCCGTACCCGCCTACCCCACGATCAGCGAGGTGTGGCTCCGGCTGCTCGAGGCCTACGGCCGACCGACCGCGTAG